In the genome of Lynx canadensis isolate LIC74 chromosome X, mLynCan4.pri.v2, whole genome shotgun sequence, one region contains:
- the MAGEB17 gene encoding melanoma-associated antigen B17, with protein sequence MPRGQKSKLRAREKRQKARSESQGLVGAQATAAVVESPSSPLPVSEGAPPRPPAAGSPQKSPRARSTSSPAAAISGSSSDEGAKSQGEESPGLSHAPPSSESALRDHLSKEAGLLVQFLLHKYKVREPITKAEMLQIISEEHQEQFPEILRKTTERMGLVFGLDLKEVDPSGQSYAFVRKGDLPVEGRLSDGVGFPKNGLLMPVLSVIFMNDNRTTEEEMWEFLNVLGVYAGRRHPLFGEPRKLITRDLVQEKYLEYRQVPDSDPPRYEFLWGPRAHAETSKMKVLEFLAKASDTVPSAFQAHYEEALRDEEERAQARAAATAAAGASSSSTSQP encoded by the coding sequence ATGCCTCGAGGTCAGAAGAGTAAGCTCCGTGCCCGTGAGAAACGCCAAAAGGCCCGAAGTGAGAGCCAGGGTCTCGTGGGAGCTCAGGCCACTGCAGCGGTGGTagagtctccctcctcccccttgccTGTTTCTGAGGGTGCTCCCCCGCGCCCCCCTGCAGCAGGTTCTCCCCAGAAGTCTCCCAGGGCCCGGTCCACCAGCAGCCCTGCTGCAGCCATTTCGGGCTCCAGTTCTGATGAAGGTGCCAAGAGCCAAGGGGAGGAAAGCCCAGGTTTGTCCCATGCCCCGCCTTCCTCTGAAAGCGCTCTCAGAGATCATCTGAGCAAAGAGGCGGGCCTGTTGGTGCAATTTCTGCTGCACAAGTATAAAGTGAGAGAACCCATTACAAAGGCAGAAATGCTGCAGATTATCAGCGAAGAGCACCAGGAGCAATTCCCCGAGATCCTCCGGAAGACCACTGAGCGCATGGGGCTGGTCTTTGGCCTTGACCTGAAGGAGGTTGACCCCAGCGGTCAGTCTTATGCCTTTGTTAGGAAAGGGGATCTTCCCGTCGAAGGGCGTCTGAGCGATGGCGTGGGCTTTCCCAAGAATGGGCTCCTGATGCCCGTCCTGAGTGTGATCTTCATGAATGACAACCGTACCACCGAGGAGGAGATGTGGGAATTCCTGAATGTGTTGGGGGTCTATGCTGGGAGGAGGCACCCGCTCTTTGGGGAGCCCAGGAAGCTCATCACCAGAGATCTGGTGCAGGAAAAGTACCTGGAGTACCGCCAGGTGCCCGACAGTGATCCTCCTCGCTATGAGTTCCTGTGGGGTCCGAGGGCCCACGCTGAAACCAGCAAGATGAAGGTCCTAGAGTTTTTGGCCAAAGCCAGCGATACTGTCCCCAGTGCCTTCCAGGCCCATTATGAGGAGGCTCTGCgagatgaggaagagagagccCAGGCCAGAGCTGCGGCCACAGCTGCCGCCGGGGCCTCGTCCAGCAGCACTTCTCAGCCCTAG